The candidate division WOR-3 bacterium DNA segment GCAGGCCCAGGTTGAACAACCCGACACCGTGAAGCGCCTTGCGGATCTCCAGAACCCGTGCGTTTGGGCGGATCCTGAACCAGATGCAGGGATAGGGAAGGAAGGAATCAGGCGGTCCGTATTCAATCCGGAAGGCATCGAATCCGGCCGCAACCTGCACTAACCGAGCCCAGTCGTCCTCTCGGGGTATGCGGACCATGGGCTGCGTGAGCGTGATGTGTGTGCCGAAGTAGGAATGCGAAGTCGGGTCGTATCCCGCACGCAATCGGTCGACGGTTCTTCGGACTCGCTCCGGCGGCACAATCACCAGTACCCCGCAACGGAAGCTCTCCTGCCAGTTGGTCCACTCGCTCATGCCACTCTCTCCGCAGACGGTTGGCCATCCGCCGCCGCCATTTGGCGCTCGCGGGATTCTTGCTCGTGCGGGGTCTTGGCCTTGGGCAACTGATTGTGCAGGTCGAGCATCCGTTCCACCAGTTCAACCATCTTGTCATGCCGCGTTCTGCCATCAGCCGGGAACACCGAAAGCGCCCATCGTCCTGCTGGTTTTAGTCACGCCGTAGCCTCGCCCACCGGGTTGGCGTCATCGAACAGCTGCGCCTCCCATTGATAGCGGCGAGGATTGCTCAGTCTCCTGACGTGTCCGTCGCGCACCGCCCGCTTCAGCCAGTCGCTGAGTTGTGCCCGACTGAAGTCGCCGGACGCGAGCAGTTGCTTCTGCGTGGCCGGCGTCTCAGCGGTGAGTTGCTTCAGCCGATCCAGAAAGAGTGCATAGCCACGTTGGCTTTCCGGCACGTCTTGGCCAGCCGCAGGCAGGTCGACGCTCCCCGATCCCGTTCCGTATTCTGCCGAGCCGTCCGATACAGATGATTCCGCCGCCAGCACGTAGGGCAGTCCTTTGTCCAACTGGTCTGCCGGTTCCACCTGGTCTCGAACCAGCAGTGTGGAAAGCTGAGGCTCCCCATCCGGCAACCACTTAGCACCTCGCTTCACCAGTTCGGAGTTCCCCGAAGCCGGGTCCTGATGCGA contains these protein-coding regions:
- a CDS encoding 2'-5' RNA ligase family protein; protein product: MSEWTNWQESFRCGVLVIVPPERVRRTVDRLRAGYDPTSHSYFGTHITLTQPMVRIPREDDWARLVQVAAGFDAFRIEYGPPDSFLPYPCIWFRIRPNARVLEIRKALHGVGLFNLGLPHTDDFIPHMTITEGRSGRKVDEELLAELRDRSVEGSFVCREVAYITPNPRFRFAVRRTLKLRRRLKAVASQGAV